In Francisella hispaniensis FSC454, a genomic segment contains:
- the rpsJ gene encoding 30S ribosomal protein S10, with protein sequence MAINNQRIRIRLKAFDHKLIDISTQEIVDTAKKTGAQVKGPIPLPVRKERFTILISPHVNKKARDQYEIRTHKRLIDIVEPTDKTVDALMKLDLASGVDVQISLS encoded by the coding sequence ATGGCTATAAATAATCAACGTATCAGAATTAGATTAAAAGCCTTTGATCATAAGCTTATTGATATTTCTACACAAGAAATTGTTGATACTGCTAAGAAGACAGGGGCTCAAGTTAAAGGACCTATTCCTTTACCGGTGCGTAAAGAGAGATTTACAATTCTTATTTCTCCGCATGTAAATAAGAAAGCAAGAGATCAATATGAGATTAGAACTCACAAGAGATTAATCGATATTGTTGAACCTACAGATAAGACTGTAGATGCTCTTATGAAACTAGATTTAGCGTCAGGTGTTGATGTTCAGATCAGTTTAAGCTAA
- the fusA gene encoding elongation factor G, translated as MPRNTALEKYRNIGICAHVDAGKTTTTERILFYTGLSHKIGEVHDGAATMDWMEQEQERGITITSAATTTFWSGMDQQFEKHRINIIDTPGHVDFTIEVERSLRVLDGAVVVFCGSSGVEPQSETVWRQANKYGVPRIVFVNKMDRSGADFERVCAQIKTRLKANVVPVQLNIGAEEEFKGVIDLIRMKAIMWNEEDMGLTYELVDIPAELQDRAEELRMEMIEAAAEASEELMEKYLEGGELSEDEIHQGLRARVLNNEIVLAFCGSAFKNKGVQAVLDGVVRYLPAPNQVPAIKCETEDGEPASRPSSDEAPFAALAFKLATDPFVGNLTFIRVYSGVLKSGDAVYNPVKGKKERVGRIVQMHANKRDEIKEVRAGDIAACIGLKDVTTGDTLCDQEDVVILEKMDFPEPVISVAVEPKSKADQEKMSIALGKLAAEDPSFRVKTDEESGQTIISGMGELHLDIIVDRMRREFKVEANVGNPQVAYRETIRSKVEQEAKFVRQSGGRGQYGHVFVRFEPLDEVDENGEAKVFKFVDEVVGGVVPKEYIGSVAKGIEEQLNNGVLAGYPMIGVKATLYDGSYHDVDSSEMAFKIAGSMALKEGAKKANACILEPIMKVEVVTPEDYLGDVMGDLNRRRGIIEGMDENPSGRVINALVPLAEMFGYATNVRSISQGRASFSMEFKKYAEVPNNIADEIIKTRNS; from the coding sequence ATGCCTCGTAATACGGCTTTAGAAAAATATAGAAATATTGGTATCTGTGCTCACGTTGATGCAGGTAAAACGACTACTACAGAGCGTATTTTGTTCTATACAGGTTTATCTCATAAGATTGGTGAGGTACATGATGGCGCTGCTACTATGGACTGGATGGAGCAAGAGCAAGAAAGGGGTATTACAATTACTTCTGCTGCGACAACTACATTTTGGTCTGGTATGGATCAACAGTTTGAGAAACATCGTATTAACATTATTGACACACCGGGTCACGTTGATTTCACGATTGAGGTTGAGCGTTCGCTACGTGTACTTGATGGTGCAGTAGTGGTTTTCTGTGGTTCATCGGGAGTTGAACCTCAGTCTGAGACAGTATGGCGTCAAGCTAACAAGTATGGTGTGCCAAGAATTGTATTTGTTAACAAGATGGATAGATCTGGCGCTGATTTTGAAAGAGTATGTGCTCAGATTAAAACAAGATTAAAAGCAAATGTTGTTCCTGTGCAATTAAATATTGGGGCTGAAGAAGAATTTAAAGGCGTAATTGATCTTATCAGAATGAAAGCAATTATGTGGAATGAGGAAGACATGGGTCTTACTTATGAGCTTGTTGATATCCCTGCGGAACTTCAGGATAGAGCTGAAGAATTGCGTATGGAGATGATCGAGGCAGCTGCAGAAGCTTCAGAAGAGCTTATGGAAAAATACCTTGAAGGTGGTGAGCTTTCTGAAGATGAGATTCATCAAGGTCTACGTGCTAGAGTTCTTAATAACGAAATCGTTCTTGCTTTCTGTGGTTCAGCATTTAAAAACAAAGGTGTTCAGGCTGTTCTTGATGGTGTTGTTAGATATCTGCCAGCGCCAAACCAAGTTCCAGCTATCAAGTGTGAAACAGAAGATGGTGAGCCAGCTTCTAGACCATCATCTGATGAGGCACCATTTGCAGCATTGGCATTTAAGCTAGCTACAGACCCATTTGTTGGTAACCTAACATTTATCCGTGTTTACTCGGGAGTGCTTAAGTCTGGTGATGCTGTTTACAATCCGGTTAAGGGTAAGAAAGAGCGTGTCGGTCGTATAGTACAGATGCATGCTAATAAGCGTGATGAGATCAAAGAAGTTCGCGCTGGTGATATTGCAGCATGTATTGGTTTAAAAGATGTTACAACTGGTGATACTCTTTGTGATCAAGAAGATGTTGTAATCTTAGAAAAAATGGATTTCCCAGAGCCGGTAATATCTGTTGCTGTTGAGCCTAAGTCAAAAGCTGATCAAGAGAAGATGTCAATAGCTTTAGGTAAGCTTGCAGCAGAGGATCCATCATTTAGAGTTAAAACTGACGAAGAGAGTGGTCAGACAATTATCTCTGGTATGGGTGAGCTTCATTTGGATATTATCGTTGATCGTATGAGACGTGAGTTTAAAGTTGAGGCTAATGTTGGTAATCCACAGGTTGCATACAGAGAAACAATTAGATCAAAAGTCGAGCAAGAAGCTAAGTTTGTGCGTCAGTCCGGTGGTCGTGGTCAGTATGGTCACGTTTTTGTTAGATTTGAGCCTCTAGATGAAGTTGATGAGAATGGCGAAGCTAAAGTCTTCAAGTTTGTTGATGAGGTTGTTGGTGGTGTAGTTCCTAAAGAGTATATTGGCTCAGTTGCTAAAGGTATTGAAGAGCAGTTGAATAATGGTGTTCTAGCGGGCTACCCTATGATTGGCGTTAAGGCGACTTTATATGATGGTTCATATCATGATGTTGACTCATCTGAGATGGCGTTTAAGATTGCTGGTTCTATGGCATTAAAAGAAGGTGCTAAGAAAGCTAATGCTTGTATTCTTGAGCCAATCATGAAAGTTGAGGTTGTGACTCCAGAAGATTACTTAGGTGATGTTATGGGAGACCTAAACAGAAGAAGAGGAATTATTGAGGGTATGGATGAGAATCCAAGTGGAAGAGTTATCAATGCTCTAGTTCCTCTGGCAGAAATGTTTGGTTATGCTACTAACGTACGTTCTATAAGCCAAGGTAGAGCTTCATTCTCTATGGAGTTTAAGAAGTACGCTGAAGTACCAAATAATATTGCTGATGAAATCATCAAGACACGTAACTCATAA
- the rpsG gene encoding 30S ribosomal protein S7: MSRRNRAPKRDILPDPKYKSQVVAKFVNHIMLSGKKSIAEKIVYGAFDKIKAKDASAKEVEVFEKALESVSPMVEVKSRRVGGATYQVPVEVRPERRQTLGMRWIIDAARKRKENTMGDRIAAEILEAVEGRGAAVKKREDTHKMAEANKAFAHFRW; the protein is encoded by the coding sequence ATGTCTAGAAGAAATAGAGCTCCTAAAAGAGATATTCTACCTGATCCTAAGTATAAGAGTCAGGTTGTTGCTAAGTTTGTTAACCATATTATGCTAAGTGGTAAAAAATCAATAGCAGAAAAAATCGTATATGGTGCGTTTGATAAGATTAAAGCAAAAGATGCTTCAGCTAAGGAAGTTGAGGTGTTTGAAAAAGCATTAGAAAGTGTTAGTCCAATGGTAGAAGTTAAATCTCGTCGTGTTGGTGGTGCTACATATCAAGTCCCTGTAGAGGTTAGACCAGAGCGTCGTCAAACTTTGGGTATGAGATGGATTATTGATGCTGCGCGCAAGAGAAAGGAAAATACTATGGGTGATAGAATAGCTGCTGAAATTCTGGAAGCTGTAGAGGGTAGAGGTGCTGCTGTTAAGAAGAGAGAAGATACTCATAAGATGGCTGAAGCTAACAAAGCATTTGCTCACTTTAGATGGTAA
- the rplC gene encoding 50S ribosomal protein L3 yields the protein MSLGLVGRKCGMTRIFTEDGVSIPVTVVQVEANKVTQVKTAETDGYNAIQVTTGFKKRSNVNKPVAGHYAKAGVEPGRGLWEFTIDNASEYEVGASIDATIFEAGQKVDVRGVSKGKGFQGGVKRHNFATQDATHGNSLSHRVHGSTGQNQTPGRVFKNKKMAGHLGSENVTIQSLEVVRVDAENGLLLLKGGIPGSVGGDIIVTPAVKS from the coding sequence ATGTCTTTAGGATTGGTTGGTCGCAAATGTGGTATGACTCGTATATTTACTGAAGATGGTGTTTCTATTCCTGTAACAGTTGTTCAAGTTGAGGCTAATAAGGTTACTCAGGTTAAGACTGCTGAAACAGATGGGTATAATGCTATCCAAGTAACTACTGGTTTTAAAAAGCGTTCTAATGTAAACAAGCCTGTAGCAGGTCACTATGCGAAAGCTGGTGTTGAGCCAGGTAGAGGTTTATGGGAGTTTACTATTGATAACGCTTCTGAATATGAGGTTGGTGCGTCTATAGATGCTACAATTTTCGAAGCAGGTCAGAAGGTTGATGTCAGAGGTGTATCTAAAGGTAAAGGTTTTCAAGGTGGTGTCAAGCGTCACAACTTTGCAACTCAAGATGCTACTCATGGTAACTCACTATCTCACAGAGTTCACGGTTCTACTGGCCAAAACCAAACTCCAGGTAGAGTATTCAAGAACAAGAAGATGGCTGGTCATTTAGGTAGCGAGAATGTTACTATTCAGTCACTTGAAGTTGTGAGAGTGGACGCGGAAAATGGTTTATTGCTTTTAAAGGGTGGTATTCCTGGTTCAGTTGGTGGAGATATTATCGTTACTCCAGCTGTGAAGAGTTAG